The genome window AACAAATGAGCCTGGCTACACAAGGGCACCAAGACCTCTGTCACAGACTTCGGGGACACCAGGATTGAACTTACTGTGGTTTGCATACTTATGCTGGCTTCAACACAACACCTAGTCAGGTATCTTGTGATGGACTGCTTAGACTTTTCAgttgaaagcaagaaaaattaatgttctCTGTTTGGAGCAGGAGAGCAATTTGTCCAAAGCATGCATACCTTTGAGTataaacttgaagaaaaaaggatgaggGAAAGACAACCACAAGTGTTAAGGGCATAGTTATAAAGTTACAAGTAAAAACAGAACTACCAGATACATGCTTGCATTTGGGTTCATGCTTCCACAGAAAATTATAGGAGACTATACAGCAAAAGCAGTGTGACAAACTCCAAAACAGACAAAGAGCACAGGAAAGCACATATATTTTAGATACACATAACTCAGACACCAACATTAAAAGTTAAATCGTGCATAGTATTCCTTCTTTCAGTAAGGTTGATGTAAGGCAGCCTGCGAGTGCCTTATTAATGTCCCTCTTCTGTAATTACGTATGTGACATACATACATCTGTTCTTTAGTAGGGATGGTGAAAGAAGGCTGGAAAGAGTTGAGATACATGAGAAGGTATGCCATTTACTCcagcaaaagaaatgagaaaggagaGTGAAGCAGCATTtgtggaggagaaaggagaaaatgggagaaaacacTCTACAtagattagaaaaagaaagcatagtTTGATGGAAGACTtggaagaagacaaaaatcattGTCACTGAACAATAACTTCTTTTTAGAATTCACAGAgtgatttaacaaaaaaagaacctacaaaaaaaaaaccctttttaaattaagtacCTGTTCAGCAAATAAGTATGTTTGTGAATGGTGTTCCTTTTTGGTCAGAAAAATAGTTTGTCATTTATaagaaactgaataaaaatttgCTGAATTTCCAAAAGTCTCATTTTCAAGACATTCTTTTAATACTCGTTTCTTTTCTCCTATATACTCTTACTTTTTAGAATAGAATTCCTTCCTTCTCATCCTGCaaattttcagtgacaaaaacTAAAAACGGGAAATAGCCTTCCCAAATTACTTAAATGCAGattatttccaaatgaaattagAACAGTCATTAGTTCTAATGTTTTTGTTGAGAGCAGTTATTAAACAATGTCCCATTTTTGACCCATGTCCATTTCTATAAGATTAGGCATGTATACTCCAGTGTTACCATAGTATAACCTCTAGTCTGAGGCATGTTCTCTCCATTTATAGAAAGCACAACATTTTATAAGATGTAGACAAATTAGCCGCAAAGTACATTTAGTCTTGCTATTAGCCTGCTGCAgtgaagaaactgaaagcagGTTTCCATTATTTGGCtgtgctgctttcagctgcagTACTAAAAGGTATGTATTTACCCTCACCTGCAATTTCTTGTGGTCCAGAAATAACTCATTTTAAGAGgctgctttattaaaaataagagagtTTGACCGGAATTCAAAGTTTCCCTGCCTGAAGATgttaaaagaagtaaaatcttGGAACACTGAAAGCTCTCTTTTCTTTACATACTGATCATTCAATTAagattatatttaaatgttcCTAAAAATTGAGAGCATTTTAGTGGGACAATCTGCTCATGTCGACACAGTATAAGGTGTCAAATATGTATAGAATCAGAGTAGAATCCAAATGCAATTTAAACCCCAGTTCTGTGCTACCTTCACTGTACAGAAGTTAAGATGAAATCCATAAAATAGATATACTAGTTCCATGTTCATGAGTGATCTGATTGATCCTTCCACGCACACAGTCAAGAGAAACTGCTATCAGTGTTCCATTATATACTTCAAAAGATGCACGGAGGGACACACTGGTCCATATGCTTCCCTCTGGCATCTGACCTCCAATCTGCTGAGCAATCGCTGTGGGTTGCATGTGATCCATGGTCAACTGATTGAGAGTCATTTTGAGCACATTGCATGAGTGGATTAGCTTCAAATTAAATGCAAGGCTGGCAACTcccttttcagtaaaaatgaaatacttctgaGCAAGCTGTCCAGAAGAAACCAGCTGTATCTGTTTCTCATTGGATGAGACCTGGGTGAAATCCAGTAATTTGTTTCTCACAGCTCCAGTAGGCAGACCTGTAACAGAAACTGTGGCTGATATGGCACTAGAAACCGCTGAAGGGATCCAGATGAGGCTAAAGATACTAATTCCAGAACTATCTCCAAAATACCGAACATTACACTGTGCAGGAGAAAGTATCTCAAAGCTAATCAGATCTCCAGCACCAACTTTTGTGGCCCCAGAAGCAGATATTGATGTGTCTCTGTAGTTTACCCCAGATTTAAATACATTCATTAATTCTCTGTTGGTACCATTCCTATTGATATAAGAAATTAAGGAGAAGCCCTCCCGGACGCACGTATGACCCATGGAATACAATGCTTGGTGGAACACAAATTTGACAACACCAGTTTCAGTGAACTTTATAGCTCTGCCATCATGAGATAAACTTAGCATGTAAGGGTCGGAAacagatattattttaaaggtagGTCGATAGTTGGTTTGGTAATGCATTGCTGTTGACATCTGTGCACTGAGTGCCACAGCACCCGTGTCATGGgacaaccaaaacaaactgaGTGGGGTATTAAgatcataaatatttaagtctTTACTTTGATTGCAGAATTGATTGGGGCTCCtcaaatacacagaaagagTTTGGCTGGGCTCCacttcagcagcactgcttAAACTAGTGCTCTGGAAATACTTTCCTTCTGGCTGTTCAATGCGAACACCACTCAGTTCATAGCCTTCCTCACTGCCATTTAGCTTTAAGGAAAGTTGCAAAAAATTCCTGCAGTTGTGCTTTACTGCAAAATTTAGGTCAGTCCACAACAGACCATGCTGCCTGAATACCAGGCTGTTATCTTCAACAGATAGGATTTCACAGGGAAGCTTTCCCTTTATCTTCAAGTTCAAGCCAGAGTAGACCTGAGAGATGCCAGACTTTACAGAGGGTAGAATGATGTTTGCAGCCCAAGATTCTGAGAGCTTGTTTTCACTGGTTGTTGAACAAACTGTATCACTGACAGTAGAACAAGGCATGGCCACCATTCCATCTTCACATTTTAAACACGCCTGGCATTCCTGCATTTCCTTATTAAAGAAATACTCGTCTCCACACAGTCCCAAAGCTGCATCTTTCTCAGCAATTCCAAGACATCGGAAACCACCTGTTTACAGGAAACAGACAATATTTATTGTCATACCTTTAAAACAATATATCTAAGAACTCTATAGCTCCGTATATCAAGTATCTTCAATAACACATCTAATCgtaagagagaagacagaagacaaTTATGATGTTAGATCATTTTGTGCTATTAAAGGATCCTTGATATCAAACAGAGGAAATACTAGGGATAACCCACCTTGTTGAAGTCAAATCCAGTGATTTAGTGTGGGAAAGGAGCAAGACAGGGCTGCATAGAGGCAATTCTAACCAAACCCTGTAATGGATCTGATACAATGATATTGCTGGAAGggctctctctcccttcccctaGGTGAAAGGCATGGTGACTAACTGGTGCACTGAGCAGCAAAGATATACTCAACTAACGGAGAATTCCCCTATACAAGAAGAAATGTGCGCTGTCTGCCCAGCCATGTTATGGGGTAGCACTGCTATAGCTGTGATTGCTAAAGCAGTGCTTTTCAATGCAAAGGACATGGATCCCAGGCATTCTGTGTACAGTTTTAAAGAACCTGCAAGAGACaagtaggaaaaacaaaattgtaaaCATTAAAATCATTATGCAGAAGTCCACACATTTAAAAGGTGGAAAACCACTGCCCTAAGACACAGGACATCAGTGGTTGTGACAGtctaaagttaaaataaaacaatgctgCAAACACTAAAGAGAGTATCTAGAGGTGCcatttgaaattactttatttGACATAAAGCAATTTTGTGCTGTTAAATGGTACACCATGACCTCAGTGGATCAAAGAATGCACACCCAAAGagcaggttttaaaaacagcCTGTAATTTTCTATTGCAATTTTCCAAGAGCACCGCCAGCTGCCAACACCTCCAGCTGTAGCAACCAGTGCCCAAAACCTTTGTGCACAGAGCCTTCAAGATCTAAATCAACACACAGGATTTGAGGCACCCTAAGGAATAACCACTTGCAGTTTGTGCCTCAAAGCTTAATCGCTAATGCACTCGCTTCTGCTTTTTTACCACCATAATCAAAACTCAATAATCATCTTTCTTATAGCTCTTCTTAAATATCTTTTACTGTCTAAATACTGTGTCATACATTTGCTTTATTCCTCAGCTGGAAAGTTGCTATATTTGGGCTGGGATTTGCTCTGAGACTGAGACTACATGCATTTGACGTGGACCCCAACAAGccatttttctccattgctAACCCCAGGGCGGAGCTGGCTATGCAGACTGCTGATGCAGGCAAAAAGGCATGCCATGCGTACTGTGAACTGCAAGACAGAGCAGTATACATGCACCTGGCCCACAAGGGAGGTCAGAGTATTGGCTAAAATTCACTTCTTATACTACATTATTCAGCAGAGAACACCAGACACTGTGTTAATTTATACAGGCTTCATATATTCACCCTCATATCTCGTCTATTTATGTTTCATTCACTTAAGCGATGATTCTCCACTAACATTGATATGTAGGACTATACAATTTATGATGTGAGAACATTCTTTCTGAGACCAGGTATCATTTTCTCAAAGGAGCTCATTGCAGAACAgtaaagatttttccatttgaaaaaagtCAAGAGAAACTTAACACTTTGTTTCCCCTGAAAGTTTCTGgcactcttcctttttttttttttttttttttttctttcaagaaacaaaagccaaataaataaCATCACATTTTTTCAACTAAGAACATTCTAgagggaatacagaaaaaaaaaatcccagacaaactttccttttgaaaacagttttaaccATGGTGTAATTGCGCACATGACACTTCTTAACCAGCTCTACTTCTCATATCAACGGCTCCCCCATCACTGAGAAATACTGGATGAACTGCTATTGAGTATACAAATACAGCTGGTTCACATACCAAAGATGATCTGCAGTAGTGCctagaaatactttttatgctatttgcttctttaaaatattttaaaatatatttaaggacTTTTATAAATATCAAGTTTTACAAATACATGTGGTGACTACTCTCACCAATTTGCTGTCTCGTCTTTTATTGGTTAGATCTGCAGCAGGTGTTCCCCCTGCATGTACTTCAAATAGGTGACTTCAAAGCAGCACACAGGCTGCTTTATACTGTGGACACAGTGCCAAGAGCAGCATCCTACCCTTTGCCCAGAAGAAGTCAATGACAGCCAAACATCAGAaagccagcacagcagcatgcTGTGACTGCTTCCTACTTCTCTTTACTTCCTGACAACCTCTCCCACCTTTTCCTGGCTCCTGCTCTGGGCACGGCTGCACCTGGTTTAACAGTGAGCAGCCCAGCTGTACTCAAGCTGGTTTTGTGATATCGAGTCTCTCTGCAGCACATTCACCAGCCCTTGCCACTCGTGGAGGCCAGGCAATTGCAAGACAGTTAGAGAAAGCcatgcatgtatttttctgctgttaagTACTCCTAACTGCCTGAAGCAAAGGTGACATTCAAGCCGGTTAAGTATAAGAATCCATCTCTTTTTAAACCCTCTATGTCAAATTTGGATCATCACAAATCAACATGGCTAATTACAAATCGGGGCTATCAGTCTAGGTTCTTGTTCCCCCTGCATCCCACAGTAAGTTCTACAGTAAGTCTTCTTTAGCTTGCATGGCATTCTGGGGAGAGTGCCTTTGGCTGACTCCACTTGGTGGGTTCACACCAAAGACAACAGTCTGACCACCCTCCCATGATGgtctaagaaggaaaaaatgcactgGCCTCCATTTTTGCTGATTAGGTACCTCCAACTGTCATTGCTCCTTGATGACTAGCCTTTAATGAAATAATCTAACAACTCTCATCCCagataaaagcaagaaaaagtaaCAGGGGAAGAAGGTATGATGTAGAGGAAAGTGGAGGGGTGAAGCAAAAGAGGCTCCTAGTTGCATGTTTCTTTATTGCTATTTGCTCAGCCTCCCTTCACACTGTACAGTGAACATGAGTTGCTACAGATGCAACAACCTTTGCGTGCAGCTCAAGAAACCACATTCAACATCTGGAACTCATATGTCAGATCACATCCGTATCTCCCCTACATTACCCAAAACAGACATTCAGATTCAGCCTCCCTTTTGACAAGTTAATTGCACTTGTATAAGATAATGAGTTACCATGAACAGACAGGCTGAAAGTAGTCCtctctaataaaaaataaaaagaacgCTCTCTCTTCCATGACAGATGGGGACGACATTGACCGGACATTGATTCCTGATCTAGTTGATGGGAAATAGTTCGCTTTCACATCTTTACAAGCCACCATTaaaactgggagaggaggaatCAAGGGTAGAGGcctttcctttcaaatacaTTGCTACTGCCTTTCTGTGGTCTGACACATCACCACTACCCACCTGTTTCTTGGCAGTATTTTGCCCTCACTTACTTTCCTCCAGCCGCTGTATAGACCCACTCTTGGTCTAGGTCCCCCCCACCGCAGAACCCACTGGATAAATTCCATACCGCCTTCCCTCTTACAAGCCACAGACTAGAGCAACACCAAATGACTACCACATTGGTGGCTCTCCTTTTCTAGGGCTGAGGCCCTGTGGGCTTCCTTCCACAAAACCACCAACTCAATCAAACCCAGTCTCTTACTAAAGAAGACACAAAGCCTTACACCTTTCCAGTGCTCCCTCTCAAATTTTGTGCCCTAAGCCATCTTGCCTCTAACTGCCCACCACTAAGGCTGTCTAAAAGTGTCTTGCCTCTTCTTTTGTAAGTCTGATGGTACCTCCTCTACAGCATTTGCCACATAAGGCAACACTAAGTAAGTGCTCTCTTCCTGTAGTCACTTCCAGTTTCCTGTGGTGTTTGTAGTAATACCATCCAACGCACCACAGTTCCTGCACAGAGGAAGTAAGGATAATATAAGTGAGCCCATGTCCTGTTTTAACCCTCTCCTAGGACCAATCCTCTCCCACTTTTTTCTCCACCAGTGGCAAGGCAGGAATAGTACAAAATCACTCAATCAGCTGAAAACAGCCCTTGCCCCTCAGAGAGGCCACCCTCTTTTTACAAGAAGtctagagaaggaaaaacatgaaacCTAATGAAGCCCTCCCTCAGTTATTTGGCTGGGAGCCCTTACGTAGAGGTCAAGACTGGTGAAATGCTCTATTTGATCACAGAGTTCAAGTTTTTTTGGCTGACCAAAAATTAgacaagtagaaaaaaacctagTACCTGGATATAATTTGCTCAGTATGTCtattaattttgctcttttgtgTCTGACTGCCGTGAGAAGTAATGAAGGCAAAGTCTGCAGTGCAGAATTCTAGTTAAATCTGTTCTTGAATGTCTGAAAAATTCCCCTAAGCCCCCGCAAATGATGGAAATTGTTGATTGTTCCTCAGTATTTGACAATATTGTTGCTAAAGGAGAATAAGAATGATGGAGTGAGGCCTTATAAGAACCTTCATTAGATCAAATCAAATATCTACCCCagtgcagcagaaggaaaatgacaaCTATTTTTCTCCATTAGGAATAATATCTTTGATTTTGACCCCATTTGCACCAGCATAAACAAGAAGAAAGTCAGGTCataagtgaaaattaaaaccaaagcatataaaaccccacaaaaataaGGTAAAAGGGACCATCAAATGCTCCTAGTGGTTATTATGCCCTAAATAGCCCATTGTCCACAAGAACTGCTATCAACTTACAGCTGAATGTTTTTCAGCTCCTTTGATTCCAGCAAGCTGAGGATGTCATTACTCACAAACATACAGGTCTGAGTCCTTATCTATCTCTTTGGTCTGTTCCTGAAGATCTAATTATCTTCATTCTTTAATTATCAGAGAATATAACTTACCCGGAGTATTCAGGCATTTTATCCTCTCACCACAAATGCTTGGAGATTCAGTGCACTCATCTCTGTCCTGTAAATCACAAGAATCATATTGAAACACTTTAACGCAACAACTTAAATTTGAAACAGGCACTTCTTCAGGCCCTGTGACACCCATCTGCCAGTAAAAGGCATACgtggggatggagagggggCTGATCTCATAAGCATGTTGGAGCAAGACAACTTGTTTTGGATCTGTCACCTGTTTTAACAAGGTATCCAAAAAGACTGCGTGGTGTCCACAGAAAGCTAGTAGTGTGCAGATGAGCTAAATGGATTGGCTGTACAACTAACACTTGGATGCATGATCTGTAAGACAGTACCACATCCCCAAGAGCTTTGCATCACTTGATTGGTCTTAAGGACATTGCAACAATTGAGACAGTGTTAGGAAAGGCTCTTAAAGACATTTAGTCTGGGAGGAAGGCTCTAACTGAAACACACACAAGAAAGGTAAACGATAAAGTAGTATTTCCTGTCAATAAGCCCTCCTTTCACCCTACAGcaggcagaggggaaagaaTAACAGgctacatttgcatttaaatgctagcattaaagaaaactgagactagcagagaaggaagcagacaGACTCTTTCAGGTTCTCTTCCCAGTATCTTGGGCTTAGGTCACCAGACATTCAGGCTCATGTTAAAAATTGAGGGCAACATTTGGCAAACAAGACACTGCTTTAAGTATCAAGTTCCCCATATACCTTAGGACTTCTAAACGAGAGAAAGTGACCAAAGAACCATCTATTTTCCTTACATGCTGTTTTTGTATTgaataacaaaatatattttataataaaatgtatttaataataaaagcatccatgttctatatttttatatgtttgtaTGTTATGTTTAAGCTGGAACTagtttttacatttgttttaactGACAACTTTTGTTTCCAAACTTAGAAACAAATATCTGACCTCTAGTTTTGCTTAGTAaagctttcctctgctttttagAGATATCTAGAAGTTCCAGTAGAGTGGACTGGgattaaagaaacaaatttagCATGCATAAGTATACATGTTTTAGGATGTCTTTTCCTACTATCATGAAAAGAATCAAAGTCATGCCAGCTGTCAGGTTTGGGAAAGCATCACACCCAGCAGGTGCAAACTAGTGCCCCATTTAGAGCAGTAAACGGTAAagagaaaacccacaaaaaacttCAGGCAGACTTGGAAGTGCCATGGACCCATTTGGTAAAGCACATGCTTCAAATGGATCTCTCTAGCTCTCTAAGTAAGTAGTTATTTCCAGAATGTTATCCCAGTATGTCCAATGCGATACTTCATAAGCAATAACTGAAAGATACAGAATTATATTTCACCTGGCAAATCCGATCAGAGTTTGCAGAACACTCAGCCATTTGGAAAAAACCAGCAGGACACAATGTGCATTTTTCACATTGTGAAGGTGTCTTTTGAAAATTGCAAAATTCATCACTTTCACAAAGGCCACAGTCCAGCAAAGACTCCCCAACATTAATCACTTTTGCATCCACTTCTATTTTATGCACAGAGTATGACTTCTGGAGATGATTTCTGACCTGGTTCTGAAGTCCTTGAAGAtgactttcaaaataattttgaatatctTCTTGCAAACTCTGAAATGACATTTGTTTCACCGTATCAAAAAGCATGCCATACTGGACTTTGATCAGATCCATTTgttcatacatttttctttgctgttcaaGAATCTCCCGTTGCTGGCTAACCAATACGTGCTGCTGTTCAGCAAGTTTTTGCTGCAAATCGACAATTATCTGCTGTTGGCTTTTTAGCATTTCAGTAAACTTCTCATGCCCTTTTGCAAGGTACAGCTGTAGTATTAGGGCATCTTCAGATGgaacttcattttctcctgaaatacAAACGATTGATTATTGTccaagaaaagtaattttccagCTTGCTGTATTATCTCTTCAAAGGCATTCAAATTTTAATAAGTTAATGAAAAGTCTTACTAAATTCAAGTCTTGATTATAAGGCCAGCTCCTTTACTATCTTTGTAGACCCTTCATGGGATCACAAGGTCTTCCATTTCATAAGCAACAACATTTATAGTTGTAGACATTAAAAAAGTTGTAATCAAGCCCCATGCTTCAGGGCATAAATTAATCATCACTGGGGTTCAATAACAGATTAATCATTCCTATGTACGTGTTCAAATATAAGAGTAAAGAGTAAGCGGTCAATTTTCACTGTAGAGGCAATAAAATGAGATGATAAAACTTGCTGAGAATACTAAGCTATTAAGGGTAGTAAAAGTAAGGGTCAATTGCAAGAGCTGCAAAAGGAGTCTATGATACTGAGTAGcagcaataaaatgacaaaaataaactcAAAGGAGATAAAGGTGAAATGAGGCacccactaaaaaaaaaaaaaccctctaagtTTTTTATATCAAATGTTGTAGATTATTATTACCACTTGGAAACAATCTTGAGGTAATATTTCTAGATATAGATGTTGGGTTACAGAGCCATATAATCATCAGTTTAGCGCCCAACAGAGgtcaaaaaggcaaataaaatgctAGGACTAATTAGAAGAGGAATACATAACAGAAGAGAATGTATCATTATGACATTATATCAATCAATAGAGCATCTTTAATACAGCATGCAGTCCTTGTTCcccatctcaaaaaaaaaaagggcacagAAGAACTTGAAAAGTTCACAAAAGGGCAGCAAGGAAAATCTAAAGTACACTACTGCTACAATATGAGAAAGTAAGTAGGACTAGcaggcttgggaaaaaaaagaagaaaccaaacgACTGTGCTATATTACAGGTGTCCTAAAGCAAGTGGATATGGAAAGATTCTTCACTCTTTCTTCCAATACAAGAATTAGGGGACATTAAATGAAGGCAGCAGTTTCAATACATGTTAAAAGTTCAACCAGGTCCAGAAAGTTGCTGGCccaatatataaaataaaatcagtctgGAGCTAAAAGATACACAGACATCAATCAGGTTAAGGAATCTGAGCAACAAACTGTCGGAGCTGGGAAAATGATCTAGGCAAATATCACGCCATGCTTTCCACAGTATCCGCTGCTGGACACTGCCTGAGAGACAATCCTGAATCCAATACAGTCACTCACCTGTTCTTAGGGagcactgaattttcttcttttaggtGCAAAACATCAAGGATGAGGGAATGATAAAGACCATAGCCAGTTCCTGTTTACgattcctaaaatattttgctgttcagTTCCTTTTATTCACGGCATAAGGcacacattaatttttatttttcagtattcacTTAAATATTAAGGTAGTTTGAGGGTACTGGATTGGAGAAACTAAAGACCAGGATCCAAGAAAGGCCACACTCCCCATCCAAGTTGGAAATTCCAGATTTTGAAATATCTGGTAAATTATACCCCCAGATCTCCATCTAACACAAACAAGTAGTCCTGTGAAGAGGAGAACCAATGTCATCTGATTCTCTGTGGATTTGTCTTCCATTTGACTGGAGTAGCAGTACCTTCgctacttttcttcttcagaataCAGAGCAACAACCAAGCTGCTTTTGTCCTACCAGCTGAAAGGATTAACAGCTAGAGGCAAACTTTCAAATGCTCATATTCTactctcttctctctttaaTCATCTCTTACAAAGTTTATACAACGTTGCCTACTTTTAATACCTCTGCCTGTTCTCAAATTTACCTGAAATCAGCCCATAGGTTTGACAGATGCTGGGCAACAAGACAGTTACAAGCACACTGTGATTGCCTATCAAGATTTTTCATCAATCTACATGGGCTCCATTTGTGCTTGAGGCTGGAACGACATGaacaaatttcttttcacaaaactttTGCTCTTGGAAGCCTGGCTTACAACAGAGAATACAGGCAGAAGAGCACAGGTCTTTGCCAAGTATTTTGGCTGTACAAGTGACAACACAGTGCAAAAGGACCATGCCATGTATCACAAAGAGTTAtgtcttcaaaacagaaagtcTGTGAGGAAAAGGGCAACTCTTACCTGGCCAAATAAAGCATATGCACCTAGAAAAACAGCTGATGAAACCTGGCATATTGAGGCTTTGGCTACCATGTTGACTACTGTTACTTAACTGTTTCTTGGTAGATGTCCCTATATGTTTTCTGAGGACTTCATCCTCTTGTCCTGCATTAATATGATTTATTACATGCTGGGATCACATGTGAGAACAGGCCTCCATGCTAGTACTGCAATACAgttatcaataaaaataatataaatgtaGTAAATAACGAGCATAATACTCTTATAATACCAGAAAACCTAAAATCTAAATGCATTCCCCTAGGAAACTGCTACATAGTACTAACAGCCATCGCATTTACTGTTGAATGAGCTGCATACATGTCTGCCTTTATCAAGAACTTCAGAAAGAGATGATCTTGACTTTAAGCTTGAAACATTAACAAATCCAGGTTTGTAAGGAACAAATAGTAATGAAAGTAACAGCATTAAAATTCCCCTTTCTAGGCCTTTTGACCCTCTTTctcagtgaaaaaggaaaaaagaaataaccttcacagagatgaggaaaagtcCAACTGCACCACTTAAAAGTCAGCCTAGGGAACTGCCTCTGGGGAACTGTAAGAGGGAGTGAATCATATAGTCAAGGATATATTACCAACccacttttttccaaaagcactttTCCTCCAGTTCTCAGTGGCTGAGATTCAGGGACAAATAACAATAACATTTTGAATTATTCCAGCCGTCACAAATTTATAGATGGGGAGAATACAGACTCTTCTAAGACAGGGTTACTGGGCTCTTCCTGTCCCAGGAATCTGGACTTTTCttacacacacaagcaaaactATTAGAGCAAAGAAAGGTTAACTAAAGCCCTGATTCAGTAAGAGACATAAAGTAGagcttatttttaagcacaTACTTAAGGAGCATTGTCTTCAACCAGTAACTGTCTGACTTGATGGCAGTAACAATGGCTTTAATTTTAAGTACTTATCGCAGTGAAGCTTACTCACATGATGGACCAGCTTTCTATTATCTCTGCCCTAAACGGCCTTCCAGAACTTTGTAACAACAGCTACATTCCAGTCAGTCAATTTAGCTTTGCTCCTTTTGGCGGTCTAAAGCTCAGCTGGTGAGAATATGAGGCCTAAAAAATCCTTTGTGACgggttttttctctcatttttatcCATTCTGCAGTACTATGACTAAACTTATACTTACAATACAAGAGGCCCTTCATTGCACAGACAATTCACAATGCCAGAGCAACAGAGGGCGTAATAAAGCTCTTGCACAAAAGAGAAGACTCTACTGAAAATAAACTACATCCAATTAAGCAGAAGGGATACCTTGTTCGCCAAAAGAATTCTGAAGTAGAAGTCTAAAATAACTCAGATGCAGAGTGCCCTAAATATGGCCTTGTTTCTCTCCATTAACTATATAAAAGTAAGGCATGGTGAACCTGCCAGATGGGGATGTCTCTAT of Aquila chrysaetos chrysaetos chromosome 3, bAquChr1.4, whole genome shotgun sequence contains these proteins:
- the LOC115339855 gene encoding uncharacterized protein LOC115339855 codes for the protein MPGRRLWWARCWLGVCLSLLGAGGGSAEPCRGPPCGGGGGGEAPPPPCRGARCGGRAGRPARSFLHTATPLRPPQGKAPPVAPHAAPPPRPPAGSAPHPAARGGAPEACPGGGCAANGTRRDCQGLECRLPPRLRPRPRGPGCAAAAEGCPEPALLRAAERAAQFAGDDFAYAGPELGGGALGVQLTCDVKPGENEVPSEDALILQLYLAKGHEKFTEMLKSQQQIIVDLQQKLAEQQHVLVSQQREILEQQRKMYEQMDLIKVQYGMLFDTVKQMSFQSLQEDIQNYFESHLQGLQNQDRDECTESPSICGERIKCLNTPGGFRCLGIAEKDAALGLCGDEYFFNKEMQECQACLKCEDGMVAMPCSTVSDTVCSTTSENKLSESWAANIILPSVKSGISQVYSGLNLKIKGKLPCEILSVEDNSLVFRQHGLLWTDLNFAVKHNCRNFLQLSLKLNGSEEGYELSGVRIEQPEGKYFQSTSLSSAAEVEPSQTLSVYLRSPNQFCNQSKDLNIYDLNTPLSLFWLSHDTGAVALSAQMSTAMHYQTNYRPTFKIISVSDPYMLSLSHDGRAIKFTETGVVKFVFHQALYSMGHTCVREGFSLISYINRNGTNRELMNVFKSGVNYRDTSISASGATKVGAGDLISFEILSPAQCNVRYFGDSSGISIFSLIWIPSAVSSAISATVSVTGLPTGAVRNKLLDFTQVSSNEKQIQLVSSGQLAQKYFIFTEKGVASLAFNLKLIHSCNVLKMTLNQLTMDHMQPTAIAQQIGGQMPEGSIWTSVSLRASFEVYNGTLIAVSLDCVRGRINQITHEHGTSISILWISS